In the genome of Pithys albifrons albifrons isolate INPA30051 chromosome 30, PitAlb_v1, whole genome shotgun sequence, the window TTCCCACCAAAACCTTCCTTTATGGAGCAGGTTTGGAACTTATTGCTCCCGTGCCTGAAGGAAACAGGACTGGGAGGAGGTTGGGACCACCAATGCCTCCCTTCCCATCCTGACATGGAGAAGAAGGGGCTCACATGGAGACAAAGTGCTTTAAAGGCATCCATGGCCAAACTCGGTCATTATCTGCATTTGAAAACTGATTAAACACCAGAGGATATCAAGAGGGAACAGACACATCACCATCTCAGCTGAGACAGTGCCATGGGATTGCTCCACATCCAGTGCCAGGCATTGATGTGGTCCAGAGAGATGTCCTTGCTCCAGTGCCCTGAGGCATCTGTGGAACAGCAGTGGCTGAGTCACCCTTCTTTGTatctgctcccagcctggctaGAGAGCAATAAAATTCCTCTTTGAAAATCAACATTCTCCTATGGCACCTCAATTTGTAGGGAACAGCCACAGGTGTCTTCACAAGCAGTTATTGCCTCTATGTTCTGCCTCTCTCTCTACCCCCCCATATAAAGACTGACTTTGACAGTTCCCCAGCCTTAGTGTGAggaagaaatatatatatatattaaaatacctTTATTACATCGCTAAAAACCTGTGTAGTGTCGATAAATCCATAGTGTCCTTGAGCAGCAGGCTGTTGGCAACACAGGAACTAAACAGCCAAAATACCCAcataaaaaatagattttaaaagcaaCACACACTGCAAAAGCTTTGGCAGCCACATCCTCCTGCAGGGAGGTTGGGTACTGGCTCAGTAccaagctcagggtgcccagggctagggctgagccctgtgctccccacatgggcactgccagctgcaggTGCTCACACACACTGTGTCCAGGCAGGAAAGATCCATGGCCAGCAGCAACTTCCCTACCCCAGGATCACCAACCCTAAGGTGTCTTTGGCATGTTTTCATCGGTCCCCCAACCTTGTTATTTCTTGAAGAATTTCTTGTTGAGCAGGAAAATGAGCAGGTTGACATTGACCTTGGCCTTATCAAACATCTTCATGACTGCTACGCCCTCAtactgcagctgcagcagatcCTGTGGGAGAAGTGACTGTcactgccaccagccctgcacccagccagggcaggggctggccctgctcagcaccaggcACGGCTCCTGGGAAGGAAGttcagctcagagctggggtTGCAGTGGGAGATGCATGACgaggctgccccagctcagggcagggctccCCATGGGCTCCGAGTGTCCCCAAAACCTGCAGGCAGGGGGACAGCACCCACCTCCTGCACCCCCTGGCTGCCCTGACCTTGCTGGGCACCAGTAACCCCAGGACAGGCTCCCCACCTGGTAGTGCAGCTGGAAGTGCTCCATGTCAATGCCCATGAATTTGGCTTTCACTTGGAACTTGCCCgattcctcacagggaatgATGTCGAAAATTACATTCTTGAACCTGAGGGGACAGAGCCACTTGCTACCAAAATGAGCCTCATGGCTTTAACATGACCAAGGAGCAGGTTACCCACCCAGCACAccccctcagcacagcagctggacCAACAGCCCACATCCCAACTCTCCCACATTCTCCTACATGAAACAACTCGCCCAGTCCCTGGGGTACCATGTGAACTTTCCTCATGGGTTATTTTCCTCTACCTGCCCAAGCTTTCATGCAATATTCTGAGTCAGAAGGGATACACAggggtcatcaagtccaaatcctggccctgcacaggacaacccccCAAGCAACAGCTCCTCTCACAGAGCCAGGGCTACGTACTGGCTGGGTGGCAGGTCCTGGATCTCCAGCAGCACTCCCTTCTCCAACAGCCGGGCTGCCGTGTAGTGCAGCGATGGCAGCTTCTTGCTCTTCCCACTGACCCTGAAAGAGAAGGAACCACGTGCTAAGAGCTCATCTCCAGCCACCTGTGACCCTTTGGACCCCCAGCATCTCCAGAAGTCACAACAAccagagagaaatgaaaggaaataatggcttttttaaaaagtactgaTTTTTGGTAGGGAACTGTACTTGTTCCTGGCTGCCAGGTTGTCGAGGCAGGTCTTGATGTACTGGTTGTAATAATCAATTTGCTCCTCATAAAACAGGGTCTTGGCATCAAGGCCTTGCAAGGTCTGCCTCAGCTTCTGGAGCTCTGCATGACGGTGTTGCCGGTGGCGCCGCTGGTTCCGGATGTCCTGGAGGAAACAAAGCCGGGCGAGAAAGCTTTACCAGAGCACCAGAGCAGGATCTCAGCGGGGCTTAGAGGTGACCCCTGACTCGGTGTCCCCCCAGCACACCTTGGCCAGCTCATCAATGAGCTCTTGGTACTGGTGGGCAGAGTCCACCAGCCCCAGGCTCTCCAAGCGCCGCAGGTTGCGGATGATCTTGCGCTTCTTCTCCTCCATGGAGAGCTGCCCGTTGGCAGCCAGGGAGCGGTGCCGCTTCAGCTGGGTGGGTGTCTGGGCATCCTGCAGCGCTCTCCTGTGCACCAGGCGGTCATGGGCAGCTTCctagggaggggacacagctgaaATGGGGCATGAGGAGATGGAGCAACCAAAGCCCTGGATGCAGTTTGATATGGGTCTCTCCTGGTCCACAACACgtgttttctctgaaaaatagAGCTCTTGCTGGAGCACaagagcagcagccaaggctCCAAGAGGAGCAGGGCAGCTTTTTACTGAGGACTTTGCCATTTCCCCCTCAAAGTTTTTTAGCtcatccccagcagcagcctcacTCAACCCACCTCATACTCCGAGGCTGGTGTCCAGAGGATTTCTGGGAGAGAATCTCCTGTCTGGCACTGGATCACATCCACCAGCATCTGCTTGGTGCTAGAGACCAGAGATGTCAGACATCCACTCCAGACAACCACCCTCCTCACAATATTTAGTTGCCTCCCAAGGGTTTCTGGCCTCTCTAGAGTATCCCAGCCCCCAGGACAATCCTGACACCTGCAGAGCCCATCCTCACCTCAGCAGCAGGCTCCTTGTGTCACTCTCCTCACTGCTGGCCACTGGCACCAGTTTGCCAGTGAGGGTGAGGGAGATCTCTgttctgctgagctgggagagcaCCTGCTCAGCACTGTTGTCTGCCAGGCTGGCAACACTTTCCCCTACAAGGGCAGAGAGAGCCCTGCTagctgtgctgggctccagAGGGCCAGTTTCCTGTGCCCAAAGCAATCCAGCTCGAGCTTCATGCAAGGAAAGTATCCCAGTGTTCACCCTCCTCCTGCCAGAGTGGGTGGTGGGTCACAGTTTGACCTACCAACCAAGGACTGGACTGTAGGAACCTCATCAAGATCCTCCAGGAGCTCATGCAGAGGGTCTCCATGGTGCGGTGCGATGGAGTCCTGGTGCTcgagcaggagctggagaatGCAAGGGATGAGTCAGTGGCAAAGGGGGATGCAAAGGAAGAGAGAGTGAGGGCAAGTTGGGAACAATGCAACACCCTTTGCACCCAAGAGGGgatggagaagatatgaggtTTGGGGAAGGACAAACAGTAACAAACCTACAGAATCTGGGTTATTTCCttactaaaaaaagaaaagagggtcaggagaggagctgtgctggagttGGGACACAGAAGAGTGTGAGGAAATGCAACAAAAAAGCCCaggaggtgggagcagaggaaaCAGAGCTCACTTGCTGTGAGCTTTATGTCCTTACCTTGTGTGTGTTGATGAGCTCCCCCACAGTGATGTAGATGACTGGTTTCACCACTGCCACCATCTCTGAGTACTCATCCACATTAAACCTCTCTTCTGGTTCAGGGAcacagcaggcagcagagatgaacctcctgcagagaaggacccCTTCAGTCAGCCCCAAAACGCTGCCACTGGCTCACAGCCTCCTTCCCATCGTGATGCTGTCGTGCTGCCCACCTGAACTTGTCGTGGGTGTCCTCCAGGTACTGGTTGACCCCGCAGAGATGCGCGTTCTCCCCGTCGAAGGCCTTGCGGGCGGCCGCGTGCTGCAGCACCTTGGCGATGGAGCCCAGGCTGCGGCGCTGGTCGGGGTGCAGCGTCGCCCCGGCCGAGATGTCCACGATGTCGAAGCCATCGGGGGCCACCACCGCCGGGTTCATGAAGCGGTAGTAGAGCAGGTGCCCCACAATCTAaggcaggggacaggctgggtgTTGGGGAGCAGGCGAGCTGGAGTCCAAGGTGGTAGTTCAGCAGGGAAGGGTGTTGCACCCTTTGCTGCCTGTGGCACCCTTGAGAAAAGCCCACCCTTGGCATTTCCTTAGTGGCTCACAGAAAATACTGACTTGGAGGCATTCTTAAGAGGACTTGACTTTCTGTGGAGGGATACTGGCCCTTCATATGCAGACACAGTTGAACCCCACAAAAGAGCACAGACCTCCCCCAGTCCTGGGGTACCTTATCAATCTCCTCTGCTGGGGCCTTGGGGAATTTCTCAGTCAAGGATGTCCTCAGGATTTTGGCCATGTAGCGCATCCCATAGCTGAGAAGAGGCCAGGGAGAGGTCTGTCAGCATGCAGGGCCACTCTGCCCCAGCCTACTACCCACCATTCCAGATGCAGGaaacccccagccctggggtgatGGAGGAGCTCACAGGAAGtcctggcagctggagcatccctcagctccctcctctaccctgctgccagcccaggcactgctggaggaAGCCTTCCTCCTCCAAGATGACCACAGCTCAGATTCTCCCTGGCAGGCACTTCAACACCAGCAGTAAAATACTCACATGGAGCAGCACGAAGAGCCAGCCCATGATGCGCTGCTGCTATTTGGGTTTCCGCTTGCTGACAGTGCAGTGACCCAGCCTTGCTGCACTGAAGGGGCCAAGAAGCCCTTGGTTATCCAGCCTCCTTACTAAGGCCTTGCTGGAGTCACCTttgagccagcagtgctgccagggcATGCACATAAACAATCAGGATACGTACGGGATCTTGTTGACAGAAGAGGTGATGGCAGAGACAAACTTGTCTGTCATTGCCAGGAGGTTGCGGATAGAAATATCCAACCGTCTTTGGACCTCGGGGTGGCTGAGGGCCTGCTCAGGGCTGACCTCATACGGGAGCTTGCTGTGAAGGGAAGATCCCCATCACCATCCCAGCACCCATCACTCTGCAGTCAGGCCAAGCATCCTTGCCCAGGGCCTGACCTTCTCTGCCCACTCTGTGACTCAGTCTGGTTGATCCACGCCTTGTAGATGTCCACAGGGCTGGTGCGGATGCTGAAGGTCTTGTCCTGCAGGACTTCCTGCACTGGGCCACTGAGGATCTGCCGCAGGGCATTCTGCCCACGCGTGTTGCGGTAGAAGCTGACCACCAACCGGATCACCGTGGCATTCCCCGTCAGGATATCATGGACATGGTCCACCTTGGACCTGGAGAGAGAGACAGGGTGGATGGATGAGGGGATGGACCAGTGTGTGTGTTCTCCAAGCAGGAGGGAGAAGCCAGAAGAGATTACTCCATCCAAGAGGATGCCCTTGGTTCAGGTTTTCCCCAGGCCTGTCCCCAAACCAGGACACCCATGGACACCCACCTGACCTCCTCCTGCATTGCCACTTtgaagagctggagcagcagataaGCCTCCCGTGGGTTGGACGCATAGTTGTAAAGCGTGAAGATTACTGACTCCATGAATTTGGTGGACTTGTTCTGGGGCATCTGGAAGATCAGCCTGGCCAAGTACACCGGCTGTGTCTGCAGGCACAAGGAACACCAAGCTAACTCAAGTGTTGTGGAGTGGggccctgcactgctgctccagctaTGGAAGACACAGCAGagccccaccagccccacctgCAGCAGGTAGAAGAGGTGCTGGTAGGCCTCCAGCTTCTGCCGCTTCTCCTTGCTGAGGGACTTGAGCCCCTTCTGCTTGTCTATGGACATCATCTCCGAGAGCTGCTCCTTGTTCTTCTTGGTCAGCTTCTTGCAGTGGGAGACCACCTCCTGCAGCCACGTGGGCAGGGAGAGAAGTGCTGGGGACTGCCATAGGCTCTGGCATTCCAACCAGCCTCTGGGGAGAGCCTGAGGCATCCCAGTGCTCCTCAAGCCCTCTCTAACCCCTCCAACTGCTTGAAAAGTGAAGCAGAGATAAGTCCAAGCTGCAGTTCAGCAGAGGACAGGACCAGTGGGCTCAGGCTCTGTGGCAGGACCACACGAGATGTCCAAGGTCCTCCCCCTGCTCCACACCCCACCTGCAGCGTGATCCTGTTCTTGACCAGCAGCCCAATCTTGATGTCCATGAGATCCAGGTCGCTCTCCAGCTGCCGGCTGGCGCGGATCCTCTtcaccacctcctcctgcagccgCAGGACCTCCGACTCCTCCCAGAAGTCGcgctggctctgctccagcaagTGGATGAAGCGCCGGACGATGCCCAGTGGTGGGCTCCTGGCATGGACTACGGCAAGCCACAGTGACACCATGAATGCTTGCAGAGGACAGAGCAGCCACCCACAGCGCAGACCCTTGGATGCCCAGACACCTCATCATTCTCCCCCAAAAAAGCATCTTCTTGCAGTACTGGGACATGGGCCAGGACATGGCCATGCTGCACAACAGCCCCCAGGAAGCTTCTGGAGGCATAGAGGGAGCCCCAGAGCTGATGCCCAGAAAACACCAAGGCTCTGTCACTCCTGTCTTGCCATGTGAGGTCACTGGTGGCCAGCCTGCCACCGTCTCCCCACCATGCAAGGCCAGCAAGGGAGGAGGCAGAGTCCCCTTCCCAATTAGCCATCACACTTCAGAGCAGCAATGAGCAGACACTTACCCAGCATCCTGTAATCCCCACGGGCCTTGTTCGCTCGCACAAAAGCCTGGATTTTAATTACAGCTTTAATCTGCCAAGACAAACAAGGGGGTGGGGGATGTTTCCCCATAGCATCTCTGACACATGTGGGGAGTTGAGGAGAGCTGGACAGGCGTTTGGCTgcctgctcccactgctgggAATGTGCCAAGGCCCAGGATGAGGGTCTCCACAACCCAGGAGGGATTTCAGGATTCCACCCGCCTCAGCTGTCATTCCCTTGTGTGCTCAGTATATTTCAGAAGCTGCAGCAACTCCAGAGGTGCAACTTCACTTCCTGCAGCCAATAcctccctttccccccacatttccttcctttctaaTGGGCATCTGGAATTCCTTGGTTTTTGATGGAACtggagtggtttttttctcctcacgCTTTACAGAGCCTGATAGGGTGGCTTCCAGACCctccaggcacattttccttCCCATCTGTCCCCCTTGCCCAGGATGCAGCAGTTCTCCCTCCAGCGGCACCATTAGCACTCGAGGGAGGAGATCCAGCCATGAGCTGTGGATCattcccctccatcccccatCAACACGCTCCCAGAAGCTGTTTCACTCCCATCCCATCACTCACGTTCTGCCTGAAGTAACGCAGCCTCTCCTGGTACTTCTTCCGAGCCTGCCACATCCTCACACCTGCCTGGATCTGGAAGAGACATTCAGTCACATTCTGGAAGGCCTCACTTAGCCAAAGCAAGTGGGTGGAGGGAGAAATCTGTGAGGGTTTccagaggtttagattggatactagggaaaatttcttcatggtaAGAGCAGTCAAGCCCTGGCATAGGCTGTCTAGGGCAGTGGTAAATTCACCACCTCTGT includes:
- the IQGAP3 gene encoding ras GTPase-activating-like protein IQGAP3 isoform X2, with protein sequence MKQQVMVHAAVLAINEAVDRGVVAQTMETLRNPNAMLLHLREELAGAYQEVLHQAKLEKGSNARNRYLQVIPEGEDVYDRCLTQAEIQGNINKVNVHGALEEVDDALQRQDALALHRALQDPVLALRCFQRDNLQLYLEQLSTDREQKALDLGYLELLEQEEVQAGILTANRRGEEERAMLLAVSRINAAIRRGMPAETLEALMDPAAQLPDVHPLAAPLYQSQLALLQHQHPRGELAQEELFVAVEMLSAVALVNQALDARDPDGLWSSLVSPALGLSGVEDENAQRYFEDLQQLKDQSRETGAEFLSWNDIQDSVNSTNSSVQDENDRVHAVRLVNEALLQGDPEKTLAALLLLALPDITLPTAQRYHDVLSRARRQKAQATGDDGAVLWWEEIQEGVCQANQDSVAARRMALGTAAINQAIKEGKAAQTLRVLCNPDVALCGVVSACAGTYQEQLAALMATKRPAGSEKPHWIRHRLPDGAEYYLSLKTFEGSWQCPCDGSLNTTHLSREEIQSVVTRVTAAHDRERLWVSNAAFVVRLQARLRGFLVRREFAARRHVLREQQPAATRIQACWRGYKQRRAYLERLHYLRANEEAAVKIQAGVRMWQARKKYQERLRYFRQNIKAVIKIQAFVRANKARGDYRMLVHARSPPLGIVRRFIHLLEQSQRDFWEESEVLRLQEEVVKRIRASRQLESDLDLMDIKIGLLVKNRITLQEVVSHCKKLTKKNKEQLSEMMSIDKQKGLKSLSKEKRQKLEAYQHLFYLLQTQPVYLARLIFQMPQNKSTKFMESVIFTLYNYASNPREAYLLLQLFKVAMQEEVRSKVDHVHDILTGNATVIRLVVSFYRNTRGQNALRQILSGPVQEVLQDKTFSIRTSPVDIYKAWINQTESQSGQRSKLPYEVSPEQALSHPEVQRRLDISIRNLLAMTDKFVSAITSSVNKIPYGMRYMAKILRTSLTEKFPKAPAEEIDKIVGHLLYYRFMNPAVVAPDGFDIVDISAGATLHPDQRRSLGSIAKVLQHAAARKAFDGENAHLCGVNQYLEDTHDKFRRFISAACCVPEPEERFNVDEYSEMVAVVKPVIYITVGELINTHKLLLEHQDSIAPHHGDPLHELLEDLDEVPTVQSLVGESVASLADNSAEQVLSQLSRTEISLTLTGKLVPVASSEESDTRSLLLSTKQMLVDVIQCQTGDSLPEILWTPASEYEEAAHDRLVHRRALQDAQTPTQLKRHRSLAANGQLSMEEKKRKIIRNLRRLESLGLVDSAHQYQELIDELAKDIRNQRRHRQHRHAELQKLRQTLQGLDAKTLFYEEQIDYYNQYIKTCLDNLAARNKVSGKSKKLPSLHYTAARLLEKGVLLEIQDLPPSQFKNVIFDIIPCEESGKFQVKAKFMGIDMEHFQLHYQDLLQLQYEGVAVMKMFDKAKVNVNLLIFLLNKKFFKK
- the IQGAP3 gene encoding ras GTPase-activating-like protein IQGAP3 isoform X1; this translates as MEGAGPGRCERLTAAEMDEQRRQNVAYQYLCHLEEAKRWMEACLGEGLPPPTELEETLRNGVLLAKLGHCFAPTVVPLKKIYDCEQMRYKAAGLHFRHTDNINYWRDAMSHVGLPSIFYPETTDIYDKKNMPRVVYCIHALSLYLFKLGLAPQIQDLYGKVNFTEEEINNMKRELEKYGLQLPAFSKIGGILANELSVDEAAVHAAVLAINEAVDRGVVAQTMETLRNPNAMLLHLREELAGAYQEVLHQAKLEKGSNARNRYLQVIPEGEDVYDRCLTQAEIQGNINKVNVHGALEEVDDALQRQDALALHRALQDPVLALRCFQRDNLQLYLEQLSTDREQKALDLGYLELLEQEEVQAGILTANRRGEEERAMLLAVSRINAAIRRGMPAETLEALMDPAAQLPDVHPLAAPLYQSQLALLQHQHPRGELAQEELFVAVEMLSAVALVNQALDARDPDGLWSSLVSPALGLSGVEDENAQRYFEDLQQLKDQSRETGAEFLSWNDIQDSVNSTNSSVQDENDRVHAVRLVNEALLQGDPEKTLAALLLLALPDITLPTAQRYHDVLSRARRQKAQATGDDGAVLWWEEIQEGVCQANQDSVAARRMALGTAAINQAIKEGKAAQTLRVLCNPDVALCGVVSACAGTYQEQLAALMATKRPAGSEKPHWIRHRLPDGAEYYLSLKTFEGSWQCPCDGSLNTTHLSREEIQSVVTRVTAAHDRERLWVSNAAFVVRLQARLRGFLVRREFAARRHVLREQQPAATRIQACWRGYKQRRAYLERLHYLRANEEAAVKIQAGVRMWQARKKYQERLRYFRQNIKAVIKIQAFVRANKARGDYRMLVHARSPPLGIVRRFIHLLEQSQRDFWEESEVLRLQEEVVKRIRASRQLESDLDLMDIKIGLLVKNRITLQEVVSHCKKLTKKNKEQLSEMMSIDKQKGLKSLSKEKRQKLEAYQHLFYLLQTQPVYLARLIFQMPQNKSTKFMESVIFTLYNYASNPREAYLLLQLFKVAMQEEVRSKVDHVHDILTGNATVIRLVVSFYRNTRGQNALRQILSGPVQEVLQDKTFSIRTSPVDIYKAWINQTESQSGQRSKLPYEVSPEQALSHPEVQRRLDISIRNLLAMTDKFVSAITSSVNKIPYGMRYMAKILRTSLTEKFPKAPAEEIDKIVGHLLYYRFMNPAVVAPDGFDIVDISAGATLHPDQRRSLGSIAKVLQHAAARKAFDGENAHLCGVNQYLEDTHDKFRRFISAACCVPEPEERFNVDEYSEMVAVVKPVIYITVGELINTHKLLLEHQDSIAPHHGDPLHELLEDLDEVPTVQSLVGESVASLADNSAEQVLSQLSRTEISLTLTGKLVPVASSEESDTRSLLLSTKQMLVDVIQCQTGDSLPEILWTPASEYEEAAHDRLVHRRALQDAQTPTQLKRHRSLAANGQLSMEEKKRKIIRNLRRLESLGLVDSAHQYQELIDELAKDIRNQRRHRQHRHAELQKLRQTLQGLDAKTLFYEEQIDYYNQYIKTCLDNLAARNKVSGKSKKLPSLHYTAARLLEKGVLLEIQDLPPSQFKNVIFDIIPCEESGKFQVKAKFMGIDMEHFQLHYQDLLQLQYEGVAVMKMFDKAKVNVNLLIFLLNKKFFKK